A stretch of the Flavobacterium aquiphilum genome encodes the following:
- the panB gene encoding 3-methyl-2-oxobutanoate hydroxymethyltransferase — protein MSAIKKDYKKVTTKSLIDMKSNGEKISMLTAYDYTMAKIVDTAGVDVILVGDSASNVMAGHETTLPITLDQMIYHASSVVRAVERALIVVDLPFGSYQSDSKEALRSSIRIMKESGAHAVKLEGGKEIETSIKKILNAGIPVMGHLGLTPQSIYKFGTYTVRAKEEQEAEKLVEDAILLEQLGCFALVLEKIPAHLAEKVAKSISIPVIGIGAGGGVDGQVLVIHDMLGMNNEFSPRFLRRYMNLYEGMTSAISQYVTDVKSQDFPNEKEQY, from the coding sequence ATGTCTGCAATTAAAAAAGATTACAAAAAAGTTACCACCAAGTCACTAATTGACATGAAATCCAATGGCGAAAAAATCTCCATGCTTACGGCTTATGACTACACTATGGCCAAAATTGTGGATACCGCAGGGGTTGACGTAATTCTTGTTGGTGACTCGGCCTCCAATGTCATGGCTGGTCATGAAACAACATTGCCAATCACTTTGGACCAAATGATTTACCACGCCTCATCAGTGGTTAGAGCTGTTGAAAGAGCTTTGATTGTTGTTGATTTGCCTTTTGGAAGTTACCAATCCGATTCCAAAGAAGCATTACGCTCATCGATACGCATCATGAAAGAAAGTGGCGCACACGCCGTAAAATTAGAAGGAGGAAAAGAAATTGAAACATCCATCAAAAAAATCCTGAATGCAGGAATCCCGGTTATGGGACACCTAGGACTGACTCCACAATCTATTTATAAATTTGGAACTTATACCGTTCGTGCCAAAGAAGAACAAGAAGCCGAAAAATTGGTCGAAGATGCTATTTTATTGGAACAATTGGGTTGTTTTGCATTGGTACTTGAAAAAATTCCGGCTCATTTGGCAGAAAAAGTGGCTAAAAGCATTTCCATTCCCGTAATCGGAATTGGAGCTGGAGGTGGCGTTGACGGACAAGTTTTAGTCATTCACGATATGTTGGGAATGAACAATGAGTTTAGCCCACGTTTCTTAAGACGTTATATGAATCTTTACGAAGGAATGACTTCGGCAATAAGCCAATATGTAACCGATGTAAAATCACAGGATTTTCCGAACGAGAAAGAACAATATTAA
- a CDS encoding RluA family pseudouridine synthase, which translates to MKVVSNKSNLQILHEDNHLIVVNKRVGDIVQGDKTGDKPLSDVVKEYIKEKYNKPGEVFLGVVHRLDRPTTGIVVFARTSKALTRMNELFSNRETQKTYWAVVKNRPSKNEDTLVHYIKRNEKNNTSKAHSKEVPDSKKASLEYKIIKELDNYFGLEILLHTGRHHQIRAQLSAIGSPIKGDLKYGFDRSNPDGGIHLHARKLVFVHPVSKEEITIVAPTPDEVVWNAI; encoded by the coding sequence ATGAAAGTAGTTTCAAACAAATCCAATCTTCAAATCCTGCACGAAGACAATCACCTGATTGTGGTCAATAAACGTGTTGGTGATATTGTTCAGGGAGACAAAACGGGCGATAAACCGTTGAGCGATGTTGTAAAAGAGTACATTAAAGAAAAATATAACAAACCCGGTGAGGTATTTTTGGGAGTCGTGCATCGATTGGACAGACCTACTACCGGAATTGTGGTTTTTGCCCGCACAAGCAAGGCTTTGACACGCATGAATGAATTGTTCAGCAACAGGGAAACCCAAAAAACCTATTGGGCGGTTGTCAAAAACAGACCTTCCAAAAACGAAGATACACTTGTTCATTACATCAAAAGAAACGAGAAAAACAATACTTCAAAAGCACATTCTAAAGAAGTTCCCGACAGCAAAAAGGCTAGCTTGGAATATAAAATCATTAAAGAACTGGACAATTATTTCGGGCTCGAAATTCTGTTACATACAGGAAGACATCACCAAATCAGGGCTCAATTATCCGCCATTGGTTCTCCCATAAAAGGAGATTTAAAATATGGTTTTGACCGAAGCAATCCCGACGGCGGAATCCATCTGCACGCTAGAAAACTGGTATTTGTCCATCCCGTTTCGAAAGAGGAAATTACCATTGTAGCTCCAACTCCGGACGAGGTAGTTTGGAATGCGATTTAA
- a CDS encoding aldehyde dehydrogenase, whose amino-acid sequence MNYKLNINSRKEALIKLLDVIIKHENEIIEALYDDFRKPPFESIATEISYVISELKYTIKNIEKWSKTRWVFPSLLNFPSTDYIVKEPYGKVLIISPWNYPFQLAFCPMISAVAAGNQVVLKPSELAPKTSSQIVKIIEKVFHHHHVKVIEGGIEAAKNLLAQRWDYIFFTGSATVGKIVAKAAAEHLTPTTLELGGKNPCIIDETANLKLAAKRIVWGKFLNAGQTCIAPDYILIQEDMKSHFVDFLKKEITNAYGKNPQESPDFARIINEKNCYRLMSLIEPKKVIFGGETDIDSCYISPTLIEEDSLDTSLMSEEIFGPILPIITYKDEKKIELTLSKYGKPLALYVFTDDRKFAKKIITQFAFGGGCVNDTVIHFANKRLPFGGVGHSGMGAYHGQLSFDTFSHKKAIVKKANWLDLNIRYAPYSKKLDTLKNILKWF is encoded by the coding sequence ATGAATTACAAATTAAACATTAATTCAAGAAAAGAAGCTTTAATTAAATTGTTGGATGTAATTATCAAGCATGAGAATGAAATTATCGAAGCCCTGTATGATGATTTCAGAAAGCCTCCTTTTGAGTCTATTGCAACGGAAATCAGCTATGTCATCTCTGAGTTAAAATACACTATAAAAAACATAGAGAAATGGTCTAAAACCAGGTGGGTATTCCCTTCTCTGCTCAATTTCCCTTCGACCGATTATATCGTAAAAGAACCTTACGGTAAAGTTTTGATTATTTCTCCATGGAATTATCCTTTCCAATTAGCCTTTTGTCCCATGATATCTGCTGTGGCAGCGGGAAATCAGGTAGTTTTAAAACCCTCAGAGTTAGCCCCAAAGACTTCGTCCCAAATAGTCAAAATTATCGAAAAAGTATTTCATCACCACCATGTAAAGGTAATTGAAGGAGGAATTGAAGCTGCCAAAAATTTACTGGCGCAACGTTGGGATTATATTTTCTTTACCGGAAGTGCCACCGTTGGGAAAATTGTTGCCAAGGCTGCCGCAGAACATCTCACCCCAACAACTCTTGAATTGGGAGGAAAAAATCCATGTATTATAGATGAAACTGCTAATTTGAAATTAGCCGCCAAAAGAATTGTCTGGGGAAAATTTTTGAACGCAGGACAAACCTGCATCGCACCCGATTATATTTTGATTCAAGAAGATATGAAAAGCCATTTTGTGGATTTTTTGAAAAAAGAAATTACAAATGCTTATGGCAAAAACCCACAAGAATCGCCGGATTTCGCCAGAATTATAAACGAAAAAAACTGCTACCGATTAATGAGCCTGATTGAACCCAAAAAAGTGATTTTTGGAGGAGAGACAGATATTGATAGTTGCTACATTTCCCCTACACTAATTGAAGAAGACTCACTTGACACCTCACTTATGTCCGAAGAAATATTTGGACCAATCCTACCAATAATTACTTATAAAGACGAAAAAAAAATTGAACTAACCCTTTCCAAATACGGAAAACCACTCGCTCTATATGTATTCACAGATGATAGAAAATTTGCAAAAAAAATAATTACTCAATTTGCATTCGGTGGCGGCTGTGTGAATGATACGGTTATTCATTTTGCCAACAAAAGACTTCCCTTTGGTGGTGTTGGCCATAGCGGAATGGGTGCCTATCATGGACAACTGAGTTTTGACACATTTTCACACAAAAAAGCAATAGTCAAAAAAGCAAATTGGTTGGATTTAAATATTCGATATGCTCCTTACTCAAAAAAATTAGATACCTTAAAAAATATATTAAAATGGTTTTAG